From one Alicyclobacillus acidocaldarius subsp. acidocaldarius Tc-4-1 genomic stretch:
- a CDS encoding aminoglycoside phosphotransferase family protein, translated as MDAGEMADLVRRAYGIEAEAIVHKRTVWGIVAGTSRYILKRARPQDSEERLRALADVLRHYPRFGVAAASPLETARGTMRVSDGRGAWYYLQLWLEGRHVDASDESERLAVTRALARAQRAAPTQGVLRALQTATLRDKWRAKLQLLERLKAVTADAEMAELLRRIAARARAVYASYVEGARPLAFCHRDLAPHNVLVGPGGTVMFIDFDHAGYDDPFADPIQWVSHVAYLVPLCSRSYQRLWLAYAQEAELHEEHLVSLVRLGAWPDMALRALAEAFRGGQSASRMWRLRYALRREEERARLHEAWLRELEA; from the coding sequence ATGGATGCCGGCGAAATGGCCGACCTCGTCCGCCGCGCGTACGGCATCGAAGCGGAGGCTATCGTGCATAAGCGCACGGTCTGGGGGATTGTCGCGGGGACGTCGCGGTATATCTTAAAGCGCGCACGTCCCCAGGACAGCGAGGAGCGCCTTCGGGCGCTCGCCGACGTCCTCCGTCACTATCCGCGCTTTGGCGTTGCCGCCGCCAGTCCGCTCGAGACGGCGCGCGGGACAATGCGCGTCTCCGACGGGCGCGGCGCGTGGTATTATCTCCAGCTTTGGCTCGAAGGCCGGCATGTCGACGCGAGCGACGAATCGGAGCGCCTTGCGGTCACGCGTGCGCTGGCGCGGGCCCAGCGCGCTGCGCCGACCCAAGGGGTCCTTCGCGCTTTGCAAACCGCCACGTTGCGAGACAAATGGCGGGCGAAACTCCAGCTCCTCGAACGGCTCAAGGCCGTGACGGCCGATGCCGAGATGGCCGAGTTGCTCCGCCGCATCGCCGCTCGCGCTCGCGCGGTGTACGCGTCTTACGTGGAGGGAGCGCGTCCGCTCGCCTTCTGTCACCGCGATCTCGCGCCCCACAACGTGCTCGTCGGTCCAGGCGGGACTGTGATGTTCATCGACTTCGATCACGCCGGCTACGATGATCCGTTTGCCGATCCCATTCAGTGGGTGAGCCACGTCGCATACCTGGTTCCTCTGTGTTCCCGCTCGTATCAACGGCTCTGGCTCGCCTACGCGCAGGAGGCGGAACTGCATGAGGAGCACCTGGTGTCGCTCGTGAGGCTCGGTGCGTGGCCGGACATGGCGCTGCGCGCGCTCGCGGAAGCGTTTCGCGGAGGTCAATCCGCGAGCCGGATGTGGCGGCTTCGCTATGCGCTCAGGCGCGAAGAGG
- a CDS encoding LysM peptidoglycan-binding domain-containing protein — MVTKPYFGYVWPHAVQPGETWASIADRYNVTVEDLEHLNPALASRELTPGLVVYVPLGSEPQMPAEAPELSPGAWMPAPGVGAAPSQGALTEGSPDVFLGGQGHQGHLQQPPEVMPDEGVEPWNAPDAEASAYENGGPVGEIAEQTLPGPEGDGGPHMHQLYRWAESMLPETDEEGWSKPFVVRVGNDA; from the coding sequence GTGGTCACAAAACCTTATTTCGGCTACGTGTGGCCGCATGCGGTGCAGCCTGGTGAGACCTGGGCCAGCATTGCGGATCGCTACAACGTCACCGTGGAGGACCTCGAGCACCTGAATCCTGCGCTCGCTTCCCGCGAGCTGACACCCGGGCTTGTCGTCTATGTGCCGCTCGGCAGCGAGCCGCAAATGCCTGCGGAGGCACCCGAACTGTCTCCAGGCGCCTGGATGCCCGCTCCTGGCGTTGGGGCTGCGCCATCTCAAGGGGCGCTCACGGAAGGTTCGCCCGACGTGTTCCTCGGCGGTCAGGGCCATCAGGGGCACTTGCAGCAGCCGCCCGAAGTGATGCCCGATGAAGGGGTTGAGCCGTGGAACGCGCCTGACGCAGAAGCGTCGGCGTACGAGAATGGTGGGCCTGTGGGCGAGATAGCGGAACAAACGCTGCCTGGTCCCGAAGGCGACGGAGGCCCGCATATGCATCAGCTGTACAGGTGGGCGGAGTCGATGCTGCCGGAGACCGACGAAGAGGGTTGGTCCAAGCCGTTTGTCGTGCGCGTAGGGAACGATGCGTGA
- a CDS encoding sporulation protein YunB, producing the protein MPRWFVPRPGRTGRTPAVRALGRRQPARRWFGFALVSFTAIGLLVFWLEWRLAPMVRTASASLATRVATEALNQAMGEVLSSYPDGKDLVSIRMERGVNGQAFSIVTLNMAKLAKLQSEAIHASETRLETLRRQTLTLPVLQALSGSILAGYTATVPVSFSLVGAVHARLDADVASKGVNQVVHIVYLDLTADVMTITPLVRSPVHVTARSPVVYIVMSGPVPNVVFPGGTSATS; encoded by the coding sequence GTGCCGAGATGGTTTGTGCCGCGCCCTGGGCGAACCGGACGGACCCCAGCGGTGCGCGCCCTGGGACGGCGCCAGCCAGCGCGCAGATGGTTCGGCTTTGCTCTCGTGAGCTTTACGGCCATCGGTCTTTTGGTGTTTTGGCTGGAGTGGAGGCTCGCGCCTATGGTGCGCACCGCATCGGCGTCGCTCGCCACGCGCGTCGCCACCGAAGCGCTGAACCAGGCCATGGGAGAGGTGCTCTCATCCTACCCAGATGGGAAAGATTTGGTCAGCATCCGCATGGAACGCGGCGTAAACGGCCAGGCGTTTTCCATCGTCACGTTGAACATGGCGAAGCTCGCCAAGCTTCAGAGTGAAGCCATCCACGCAAGCGAAACCCGCCTCGAGACGCTTCGCAGACAGACCCTCACGCTCCCCGTTCTCCAGGCGCTTTCGGGGTCTATCCTTGCGGGCTACACCGCCACGGTCCCAGTGTCTTTTTCCCTCGTCGGAGCTGTTCATGCGCGCCTCGACGCGGACGTGGCCTCGAAAGGCGTGAATCAAGTGGTGCACATCGTCTACCTTGACCTCACTGCCGACGTCATGACGATCACCCCGCTCGTCCGATCGCCCGTGCATGTGACGGCGAGATCGCCCGTCGTGTACATCGTCATGAGCGGTCCTGTGCCGAATGTCGTCTTTCCCGGCGGAACCAGTGCCACCTCGTAG
- the tyrS gene encoding tyrosine--tRNA ligase — MAVETVLTPDQEAEVARQLAIIRRGTAEIVPEDELVQKLRESVRTGRPLRVKLGIDPTSSDIHLGHTVVLHKLRQFQDLGHQVFLVIGSFTGQIGDPTDKAETRKQLSAEEVAENAKTYVEQLYKVLDPAKTQVVYNGDWLAPLDFAQVIRLASTITVARMLEREDFQKRFQDNRPIHVHEFYPLMQAYDSVHLRADVELGGTDQKFNLLMGRHLQREFGQPMQVAVMLPLLEGLDGVHKMSKSLGNYIGLNEEPNNMFGKLMSVPDSLLFKYYELLSLRPQDEIEAMRREVEAGRMNPRDAKMQLAEELVERFLGPEARREAVEHWRTVFQKGGLPEDMPERRVTGEAQWIVKWLVDLGFAQSNSDARRAIQEGAVRINGTKVTDTDMQYCPQDGDVLQRGKRQFVRLRTKG, encoded by the coding sequence GTGGCAGTGGAGACCGTGTTGACTCCGGACCAGGAGGCGGAAGTGGCACGCCAACTGGCTATCATTCGGCGCGGGACGGCCGAGATCGTCCCGGAGGACGAATTGGTGCAGAAGCTGCGGGAATCCGTGCGGACCGGAAGACCGCTGCGCGTGAAGCTTGGCATCGATCCGACATCGTCCGACATTCATCTGGGGCACACCGTGGTGCTGCACAAGTTGCGCCAGTTTCAGGACCTTGGTCATCAGGTGTTCCTCGTGATTGGCAGCTTCACGGGCCAGATTGGGGATCCCACCGACAAGGCCGAGACACGCAAGCAACTTTCGGCGGAAGAAGTGGCCGAGAACGCGAAGACGTACGTGGAACAGTTGTACAAGGTCCTCGATCCGGCGAAGACGCAGGTCGTGTACAACGGAGATTGGCTCGCGCCGCTCGATTTCGCGCAGGTCATTCGCCTCGCGTCGACCATCACCGTGGCCCGCATGCTCGAGCGAGAGGATTTTCAAAAGCGATTCCAGGACAATCGTCCCATTCACGTCCATGAATTCTATCCCCTCATGCAGGCGTACGACTCGGTTCACCTGCGCGCGGACGTGGAACTGGGCGGAACGGATCAGAAGTTCAACCTGCTCATGGGTCGCCACCTTCAGCGCGAATTTGGCCAGCCCATGCAGGTGGCGGTGATGTTGCCCCTATTGGAGGGGTTAGACGGCGTCCACAAGATGTCGAAGAGCCTCGGCAACTACATTGGCTTGAATGAGGAGCCCAACAACATGTTCGGCAAGCTGATGTCCGTGCCGGACAGCTTGTTGTTTAAATACTATGAGCTGCTATCGCTTCGGCCGCAGGATGAGATTGAGGCGATGCGCAGGGAGGTCGAGGCCGGGCGGATGAACCCGCGCGACGCCAAAATGCAGCTCGCCGAAGAGCTCGTCGAGCGATTTCTTGGGCCAGAGGCGCGGCGGGAAGCCGTGGAACACTGGCGCACCGTCTTCCAAAAAGGTGGTCTGCCGGAGGACATGCCCGAGCGGCGGGTAACCGGCGAGGCGCAATGGATTGTCAAGTGGCTGGTGGACCTCGGCTTTGCCCAGTCGAACAGCGACGCTCGCCGCGCCATTCAGGAGGGCGCCGTTCGAATCAATGGGACGAAAGTGACCGACACGGATATGCAGTACTGCCCACAGGACGGTGACGTCCTTCAGCGAGGCAAGCGGCAGTTTGTTCGACTGCGTACGAAAGGATGA
- a CDS encoding transglycosylase domain-containing protein, with translation MGVHGKNRRPTDRAEKPPAQARSKRRHPVVRHTVRAVMLAVGSACGFGVAFGVGYVASMLRGLPKVSAATFTNNSAGSVVYDDEGRVIGQFAGDGDRQPIASLHQVSPYLVQAFVAAEDKTFFTNIGVNPLAMGRAFLQDLLGHRIESGASTITQQTVKLAVFPEQERTLKRKIQEIALALEVSHVLSKDEILTDYMNWVYMGRMGTDTVYGVKRASEILFGKEPDQLTLAQAALLAALPNNPSYFSPYQFPQHALMRQHYILDQMLANHMISKAEYDAAYRENVLKTLKPPPMSGLPAHPYLLLDEIKPLVIQDLVRAGIYDNAQEAESALPVAGLKIYTTIDLPMQEDVERVLSNNQLFAGTDKTYRLPNGKTATDLYEAGFAIVDNHTGAILAVGGGRDYLRDAIDHADLPRQPGSSIKPLLDYGPAIDTGLITAASEMYDAPTRFPGAAGQPPYEPHDDEPGFAGLMTARVALYESRNVPAIDVLSVLTPQVGFSYLSKMGLGPRATTWLGQPTVVADDEHHLAAAIGGLDNGVTVLQMTSAYSTFANQGVWHQSYLIRQITDGSGRVLYQVDPATHQVFTPQTAYILTNMLHDVVYHPGGTATAIGARFPGQFISGKTGTTDSLGDGWFIGYTQDYTAGIWMGYNNHEPIDPANYNLKFTLWSEIMAPILAAHPARKPWPVPPGIVFRTVSSTSGLLPTPLSRAFGGTETDPFVQGTEPTSYDDVAVEAKYTVVGGKKVLATTRTPVADVEVGTFMKLPTSRIVDWAHKIPNGVTADTPYLLPSALDPRGGTPLDAGTAPDMFSPSQLQPPTGLFGYFDGAEVWLGWNSVPGATQYAIYRSTGVDKPYQKIGTSASTSFEDSTPPQGASVVYYEVIAESNLSLSPPSRAIAVFLLPPGEMGGNQSANDPGAARGSNPPDTGSNELP, from the coding sequence ATGGGTGTGCACGGCAAAAATCGCCGTCCTACGGACCGCGCCGAAAAGCCACCAGCGCAAGCGCGCTCCAAGCGCAGACATCCGGTTGTGCGCCACACGGTAAGGGCTGTCATGCTCGCCGTCGGCAGCGCGTGCGGCTTCGGTGTGGCCTTCGGCGTCGGGTACGTGGCGTCCATGCTTCGCGGACTGCCGAAAGTGAGCGCCGCGACGTTTACCAACAACAGCGCAGGTTCGGTGGTGTACGACGACGAGGGGCGCGTCATTGGCCAGTTTGCCGGCGACGGCGACCGCCAGCCCATCGCGTCCCTCCATCAAGTTTCGCCCTACCTCGTGCAGGCCTTTGTCGCTGCCGAGGACAAGACATTTTTCACTAATATAGGCGTAAATCCCCTGGCCATGGGACGCGCCTTCCTTCAGGATCTGCTTGGTCACCGCATCGAGTCGGGCGCGAGCACCATCACGCAACAAACCGTCAAGCTCGCGGTTTTCCCGGAGCAGGAGCGGACCCTAAAGCGAAAAATTCAGGAAATCGCGCTGGCACTTGAAGTTTCCCACGTCCTCAGCAAAGACGAGATCCTGACAGACTACATGAATTGGGTCTACATGGGGCGCATGGGCACCGATACGGTGTACGGGGTCAAGCGCGCATCCGAGATCCTGTTCGGCAAGGAGCCAGATCAGCTCACCCTAGCGCAGGCCGCCCTGCTCGCGGCTTTGCCCAACAACCCGTCCTACTTCTCGCCCTACCAGTTCCCACAGCACGCGCTGATGCGGCAGCACTACATCCTGGACCAAATGTTGGCCAATCACATGATCTCCAAAGCGGAGTATGACGCGGCGTATCGAGAGAACGTGCTGAAAACGCTCAAGCCTCCGCCGATGAGCGGCCTTCCGGCGCATCCGTACCTGCTCCTGGACGAGATCAAGCCGCTCGTGATCCAGGATCTTGTGCGCGCAGGCATTTACGACAACGCCCAGGAGGCGGAGTCGGCGCTTCCAGTGGCGGGGCTCAAGATCTACACGACCATCGATTTGCCGATGCAGGAGGACGTCGAGCGCGTTCTGAGCAACAACCAGCTCTTCGCGGGCACGGACAAGACTTATCGGCTGCCAAACGGCAAGACCGCTACGGACCTGTACGAGGCGGGCTTTGCCATCGTGGACAATCACACTGGCGCGATTCTCGCGGTGGGCGGCGGACGCGATTATCTCCGCGACGCCATCGATCACGCCGATCTTCCACGGCAGCCGGGATCGTCCATCAAACCGCTTCTCGACTACGGCCCGGCCATCGATACTGGGCTTATCACAGCCGCGTCCGAAATGTACGACGCACCCACACGCTTTCCCGGCGCAGCCGGTCAGCCGCCGTACGAGCCCCACGACGACGAACCCGGCTTCGCAGGGCTCATGACGGCGCGCGTGGCGCTGTACGAGTCGAGGAACGTGCCGGCCATCGACGTGCTCTCTGTGCTCACACCGCAGGTGGGATTCTCCTATCTCAGCAAGATGGGCCTCGGCCCAAGAGCTACCACCTGGCTCGGCCAGCCCACGGTCGTCGCCGACGACGAGCATCACCTAGCCGCGGCCATCGGCGGACTGGACAACGGCGTGACCGTCCTGCAGATGACGAGCGCGTACTCGACGTTCGCAAATCAAGGCGTGTGGCATCAGAGTTATCTGATTCGGCAGATCACGGACGGATCGGGCCGTGTCCTGTACCAGGTGGATCCGGCCACGCATCAGGTGTTCACGCCGCAGACGGCGTACATCCTCACGAACATGCTGCACGACGTCGTGTACCATCCCGGAGGCACCGCGACGGCCATCGGCGCGCGCTTCCCGGGCCAGTTCATCTCCGGCAAGACGGGCACCACCGATTCCTTGGGAGACGGCTGGTTCATCGGTTACACGCAGGATTACACAGCGGGCATCTGGATGGGATACAACAACCACGAGCCCATCGATCCGGCCAATTACAACCTGAAGTTCACGCTCTGGAGCGAAATCATGGCGCCCATCCTCGCGGCCCATCCAGCTAGAAAACCGTGGCCCGTTCCGCCAGGCATCGTCTTCCGCACCGTGTCGTCGACCAGCGGCCTCCTGCCGACCCCGCTGTCGAGAGCCTTCGGCGGCACAGAGACGGATCCCTTCGTGCAAGGGACCGAGCCCACGTCATACGACGATGTCGCGGTGGAAGCCAAGTACACCGTGGTGGGCGGAAAAAAGGTGCTGGCGACCACGCGCACGCCGGTCGCGGATGTCGAGGTGGGTACGTTCATGAAGCTGCCCACGTCCCGAATCGTGGACTGGGCGCATAAAATCCCAAATGGCGTGACCGCGGATACGCCCTATCTCCTCCCATCAGCGCTCGATCCGCGGGGCGGCACGCCGCTCGACGCCGGCACGGCGCCGGACATGTTCAGCCCTTCCCAACTCCAGCCTCCCACGGGCCTATTCGGGTACTTCGACGGCGCGGAGGTATGGCTCGGCTGGAACAGCGTTCCCGGCGCGACCCAGTATGCCATCTACCGCTCGACGGGCGTGGACAAGCCGTACCAGAAGATTGGCACGAGCGCGTCGACGAGCTTCGAGGATTCGACGCCGCCTCAAGGCGCGTCGGTGGTGTATTACGAGGTCATCGCCGAGTCCAATCTGTCCCTGTCTCCTCCGTCTCGGGCCATCGCAGTTTTTCTCCTGCCGCCGGGCGAGATGGGCGGGAATCAGAGCGCCAACGACCCTGGTGCAGCCCGTGGATCGAACCCGCCCGACACAGGGTCCAACGAGTTGCCGTGA
- a CDS encoding endonuclease MutS2 produces MDERALDALEYEAVRDEIAKCAQTSLGQARARAMEPFPVRADAEAELARLDEAVRMLYRVGAPPFAGIESLAEVVKRAQRGGTLSADEANRLARCIAGMRAMRQFVERAAEGGDFPLLASTVAPMADLRRTEQEIRQVVDEDGQVVDHASPTLLRLRDEKRRREAEIRAALDRLLRTQAKYLQEPVIAMRGEHYCLPVRVEHKSQIPGIVRDVSSSGSTVFIEPRTIVELSERVRELEVLEEREVERLLYQLAAAVAQVADDFLRTLDVAAEVDFVFAKAAYARRVDGKRPRLTEGVWRLYGARHPKLHRDAVPIDVELGDRFRLLIITGPNTGGKTVTLKTIGLLTLMGMSGLFLPTKRESDIGFCRHVFVDIGDEQSIEQNLSTFSSHMRRIIDMLERVTPDSLVLLDELGAGTDPAEGSALAIAILDHLTSVGARVVATTHYAELKGYAFRNPAAENASMEFDVETLRPTYRLLMGVPGRSNALAIAERLGMPKEILERARSHVAESNIHVEDLIGKLEAASREAERMRDEAERALREARDQAADLARQKAAWEASKDSMREQAAREAREVIERARREADAVIREIRSLRDRAAVKDHELVELRKRLEAAEPGEKRTPARRRMRAEVRPGQRVRVLSLGQKGDVVEVAQDGRAAVVQLGAMRMKVDASDLEVVGDAQPAAAPSVTRLGGAKDVRMELDVRGESVDDAISRIDKYLDDAVVAGISRVVIIHGKGTGALRTAIRRYLRDHPHVKSSEPAGPGEGGDGATVVHVRT; encoded by the coding sequence ATGGACGAACGCGCGCTGGACGCGTTGGAGTACGAAGCTGTGCGCGACGAAATCGCCAAGTGTGCGCAGACCTCGCTTGGGCAGGCTCGGGCGCGCGCCATGGAGCCCTTTCCCGTGCGCGCCGACGCGGAAGCGGAGCTCGCCCGTCTGGACGAGGCGGTGCGCATGCTGTATCGCGTCGGGGCGCCCCCGTTTGCGGGGATTGAATCGCTGGCCGAAGTGGTCAAGCGCGCTCAACGTGGAGGGACCCTGTCGGCTGACGAAGCGAATCGACTCGCCCGATGCATTGCTGGAATGCGGGCGATGCGGCAGTTCGTGGAGCGAGCGGCCGAAGGTGGCGATTTTCCCCTTTTGGCGAGCACCGTCGCGCCAATGGCGGATCTGCGCAGAACCGAACAGGAAATCCGGCAAGTGGTGGACGAGGATGGTCAGGTGGTGGATCACGCGAGCCCGACGCTTCTCCGCTTGCGCGACGAGAAGCGGCGCCGCGAGGCGGAGATCCGCGCCGCGCTCGATCGGTTGCTCCGCACACAGGCCAAATATCTGCAGGAGCCGGTCATTGCGATGCGAGGTGAACATTATTGTCTGCCGGTGCGCGTCGAGCACAAGAGCCAGATCCCCGGGATCGTGCGCGACGTGTCCTCGTCGGGATCGACCGTGTTCATCGAGCCCCGCACCATTGTGGAATTGAGTGAGCGGGTGCGCGAGCTCGAGGTGCTCGAGGAGCGCGAGGTCGAGCGGCTCCTGTACCAGTTGGCGGCGGCTGTGGCGCAGGTGGCGGACGACTTCTTGCGCACGCTCGACGTAGCCGCTGAAGTGGACTTTGTCTTCGCGAAGGCGGCCTATGCGCGGCGTGTGGACGGAAAGCGGCCGCGGCTGACGGAAGGCGTATGGCGGCTTTACGGCGCTCGGCATCCCAAGCTTCATCGAGATGCCGTGCCCATCGACGTCGAGCTCGGGGATCGGTTCCGACTGCTCATCATCACGGGGCCGAACACGGGCGGGAAGACGGTCACGTTGAAGACCATCGGTCTTCTCACGCTGATGGGCATGTCGGGGCTGTTTTTGCCGACCAAGCGGGAGAGCGACATTGGCTTCTGCCGGCACGTGTTCGTCGACATCGGGGACGAGCAGAGCATTGAGCAGAATCTGTCCACGTTTTCGTCCCACATGCGGCGGATTATCGACATGCTCGAGCGCGTGACGCCAGACAGCCTCGTGCTGTTGGACGAGCTCGGGGCGGGAACCGATCCGGCCGAAGGTTCTGCACTCGCCATCGCCATCTTGGATCACCTCACGTCGGTCGGCGCCCGCGTCGTGGCCACGACGCACTACGCCGAACTCAAGGGCTACGCCTTCCGCAATCCGGCGGCCGAAAACGCGAGCATGGAATTTGACGTGGAGACGCTGCGGCCGACGTACCGGCTGCTGATGGGGGTGCCGGGCCGTTCGAACGCGCTTGCCATTGCGGAACGGCTGGGGATGCCGAAGGAGATCCTCGAGCGGGCGAGATCGCACGTGGCAGAATCGAACATCCACGTGGAAGACCTCATCGGCAAGCTCGAGGCCGCAAGCCGAGAAGCGGAGCGGATGAGGGACGAAGCCGAGCGGGCGCTCCGGGAGGCTCGCGACCAAGCGGCCGATCTCGCGCGTCAGAAGGCGGCGTGGGAGGCTTCGAAGGACTCGATGCGGGAACAGGCCGCGCGCGAAGCGCGCGAGGTCATCGAGCGGGCCCGGCGGGAGGCGGATGCCGTCATCCGGGAGATTCGGAGCCTGCGCGATAGAGCCGCCGTCAAGGACCACGAGCTGGTCGAGTTGAGGAAGCGATTGGAGGCCGCGGAGCCGGGGGAGAAGCGCACACCAGCGCGGCGGCGAATGCGGGCCGAGGTGCGCCCTGGTCAGCGGGTGCGCGTGTTGTCGTTGGGGCAAAAGGGCGACGTGGTCGAGGTGGCGCAGGACGGCCGAGCGGCGGTGGTGCAATTGGGCGCCATGCGGATGAAAGTCGATGCCAGCGACCTGGAAGTGGTGGGCGATGCGCAGCCAGCGGCGGCCCCTTCGGTGACGCGGCTTGGTGGCGCCAAAGACGTGCGGATGGAACTCGACGTGCGCGGCGAGAGCGTGGACGACGCCATCAGCCGGATCGACAAGTATCTGGACGACGCCGTGGTCGCCGGCATCTCGCGCGTCGTCATCATCCACGGCAAGGGCACGGGTGCGCTACGCACCGCCATCCGCCGGTACCTGCGCGATCATCCGCACGTGAAATCGAGCGAGCCCGCCGGGCCAGGCGAGGGTGGCGATGGCGCGACCGTCGTCCACGTGCGAACGTGA
- a CDS encoding phage holin family protein: protein MNVLGHVVRFIVSALVLLFVGHIVPGFRVMGFWHAILAAIVITLLGMAMEAIFGRRISPYGRGIIGFICGAVVIYVAQLIVPGMHASILGALLASLVIGIIDLFVPTSLRGSRHEE from the coding sequence ATGAACGTGCTTGGCCACGTCGTCCGTTTCATTGTGTCCGCTCTCGTGCTCCTGTTCGTCGGCCACATCGTGCCTGGATTCCGAGTGATGGGATTTTGGCACGCGATTCTCGCCGCCATCGTCATCACGTTGCTCGGCATGGCGATGGAGGCCATCTTCGGCCGCCGCATCTCGCCCTACGGCCGCGGCATCATCGGGTTCATCTGCGGCGCGGTCGTCATTTATGTCGCGCAGCTCATCGTCCCCGGCATGCATGCGAGCATCCTCGGCGCCCTGCTGGCATCGCTCGTCATCGGCATCATCGATTTGTTCGTGCCGACGAGCCTGCGCGGCAGTCGCCACGAGGAGTAA
- a CDS encoding CvpA family protein — protein sequence MTWDALDVALAAVLLLGAVNGYRLGFVRQVMRLFGGVIAYLVSYWARPYVAPAIAHLGLPSGAAPSPLASFVLGNLSGAISFAVVFLVVFLMLRYAAGLVDALFSLPVLSALNRMAGLLAGLLLSAVFVYVIALVLPYVRTPAMERQVARSAICRAFDNRALDRSVAAWLAAVLPGKEKMNA from the coding sequence GTGACGTGGGACGCGCTCGATGTCGCCCTGGCGGCGGTTCTCTTGCTTGGCGCGGTGAATGGGTATCGCCTCGGCTTCGTTCGACAGGTGATGCGGCTTTTCGGCGGCGTCATCGCGTACCTGGTGTCGTATTGGGCTCGGCCGTACGTCGCCCCCGCCATCGCCCACCTGGGCCTTCCTTCTGGCGCGGCGCCGTCTCCGCTCGCTTCGTTCGTATTAGGCAACCTGTCGGGCGCTATTTCGTTTGCCGTCGTGTTTCTGGTCGTGTTCCTCATGTTGCGGTATGCGGCGGGGCTTGTCGATGCGCTGTTCAGCTTGCCGGTGCTTTCGGCGTTGAATCGGATGGCAGGTCTCCTCGCGGGTTTGCTCCTGTCGGCCGTGTTTGTCTATGTGATCGCGCTGGTGTTGCCGTACGTGAGAACCCCCGCGATGGAACGACAAGTGGCGAGATCCGCCATTTGCCGCGCGTTCGACAACCGCGCTTTGGATCGATCGGTGGCGGCGTGGCTCGCGGCTGTCTTGCCTGGAAAAGAGAAGATGAACGCATGA
- a CDS encoding cell division protein ZapA, whose product MDNNQEGAKVNRVKVVIHGVEYTVRGTSPEERIQEVAKMVDRTMNEIAATASYMDERRIAVLAALNLADELYQLRKDYKELLALLEEQTGGRSSS is encoded by the coding sequence ATGGACAACAACCAAGAAGGCGCAAAGGTCAATCGCGTGAAGGTGGTCATCCATGGCGTCGAATACACGGTGCGCGGGACGAGTCCGGAGGAGAGAATCCAGGAAGTGGCTAAAATGGTGGATCGGACGATGAATGAGATTGCCGCGACGGCCTCCTACATGGATGAGCGGCGAATCGCGGTGCTGGCCGCCCTCAATTTGGCTGACGAGCTTTACCAGTTGCGGAAGGATTACAAGGAGCTGTTGGCGCTGCTCGAAGAGCAGACGGGAGGCCGTTCGTCATCGTGA